In Candidatus Neomarinimicrobiota bacterium, the DNA window AAAGAGCTCTGTTCCTTTATCCATTTATCTTTTCAGGAGGTGCTGTTGGACATTTCACTGGATAAAGCACATATTCATCGCTGGCAATCTGATTTTACTGAGGAGGAAAAAGTCATTATTGAGAAAGAACTCAAATCCCAAGTTCAAAAATATGGCTATCATTTCAAATAATTACACTCCTATTGAGACATATTTCTTTCAGAAAAGATTTTAACCTTATAACACGGGGAAAACTCTATGCAACTCGCAGTCATTGGCGCCGGACACTGGGGCAAGAACCTGATACGGAATTTTCATGAGCTGGACAATTTACACGGTATTGTGGAGTATGATGAGCAGCGGTTAGCCGGGTTCGTGGAGCAATATCCGGAGGCAGAAGGGTTTTCATCAGTGGAGAGTGTGCTGTCCAGAGAAGACTATACCGCCGTCGTGGTGGCGACCCCGGCGGAGACGCATTACCCTATAGCCAAACAGGCGCTGGAAGCCGGCAAAGATGTCTATGTGGAAAAGCCCATTGCATTGCATGTCAGCGAGGCAGAGGAACTCCACCGAATCGCGACGGACAACGACCGGATCCTCATGGTGGGACACCTCCTGTTGTATCATCCGGCGATTATCAAGATTAAACAGATGATCGAGGCCGGGGAACTGGGACGAGTTTATCAGATATATTCCCATCGGCTGAACCTGGGCAAAGTCCGCCAGGAAGAGAACGCCCTCTGGAGCTTTGCGCCCCACGATATCTCCGTGATTCTCCACGTGCTCGGTACCATGCCGGACAGGATCAGCTGCCAGGGCGGCATGTTCCTGCAGCCGAATATTCACGATGTGACGCTGACCACGTTGGAATTTCCGGACAACCAGCTGGCCCATATCCACGTCTCCTGGCTCCATCCGTTCAAAGAGCACCGGCTGGTTGTGGTCGGCAGTAAGAAAATGCTGACCTATGAGGATTCGGCACCTGAGAAAGAATTGCGGCTTTACGATCGCGGCATCGACTGGACGGAAGGGGAGCCGATTCCCCGGAAGAACGATTGGGTAGCTGTCGAGTACCCGGATACGGAACCACTGAAAAACGAGTGCCAGCACTTCCTGGAGTGTATTGATTCACGGAAGCAGCCGCTTTCCGACGGGCAGAACGGCATCGACGTGCTCCAGGTGCTGGAGTCGGCCCAGCGGGGACTGACGGAGAAGGAATCGCAAGCCGTCCGCAAGCAAAAGCATCCCGGAGTACACGAGACGGCTGTGGTGGACGAAAATGTCACACTGGGTGAAGGGACAAAGGTGTGGCACTTCAGCCATGTTTTGAAGGACACCACAATCGGCGATAATTGCACACT includes these proteins:
- a CDS encoding Gfo/Idh/MocA family oxidoreductase, coding for MQLAVIGAGHWGKNLIRNFHELDNLHGIVEYDEQRLAGFVEQYPEAEGFSSVESVLSREDYTAVVVATPAETHYPIAKQALEAGKDVYVEKPIALHVSEAEELHRIATDNDRILMVGHLLLYHPAIIKIKQMIEAGELGRVYQIYSHRLNLGKVRQEENALWSFAPHDISVILHVLGTMPDRISCQGGMFLQPNIHDVTLTTLEFPDNQLAHIHVSWLHPFKEHRLVVVGSKKMLTYEDSAPEKELRLYDRGIDWTEGEPIPRKNDWVAVEYPDTEPLKNECQHFLECIDSRKQPLSDGQNGIDVLQVLESAQRGLTEKESQAVRKQKHPGVHETAVVDENVTLGEGTKVWHFSHVLKDTTIGDNCTLGQNVMVGPKVTVGNHVKIQNNVSVYEGVELEDYVFCGPSMVFTNIVNPRSKYPQRGSEYYIKTLVKKGASIGANATVVCGITLGQFCFIGAGAVVTKDVPDFALVVGNPGRIIGWMCECGTRLRFDDGQATCDKCGREYRKEDEERVVQEGRRE